In Vagococcus hydrophili, one DNA window encodes the following:
- a CDS encoding YibE/F family protein, whose product MNVNLILFLLLAGLMCFIGKEKGRLALFALFLNLFFLFLMLLFINWGFPPIPMTLIVSLIITALNLFFINGSNTKTMIAFFSSFLVLLLLLVLIFLSVNSMHLQGLPMEELMEMDMYSLNIGISFLSLSISVMIMSAVGAINDIAISMTSAIDEIHRTNSELTKSDLFNSGVTIGKDILSSTMNTVIFALVGGQLALFIWVSDLNYTLSQFFNSKILVFEWVSLLLSGIAIILTIPISAYLMVLYLKKK is encoded by the coding sequence ATGAATGTTAATTTAATATTATTTCTATTACTGGCGGGTTTAATGTGTTTCATTGGTAAAGAAAAAGGTCGTTTAGCACTCTTCGCTCTTTTTCTTAACTTATTCTTTTTATTTCTCATGCTACTCTTTATTAATTGGGGATTTCCACCTATTCCTATGACTTTAATCGTAAGTTTAATTATTACAGCTCTTAATCTCTTTTTTATTAACGGTTCCAATACTAAAACAATGATTGCCTTCTTTAGTAGCTTTCTTGTTTTACTGCTCCTACTTGTTTTGATTTTTTTATCGGTAAATTCTATGCATTTACAAGGACTACCAATGGAAGAATTAATGGAGATGGATATGTACTCACTAAATATCGGGATTTCCTTTCTCTCTCTGAGTATTTCTGTCATGATTATGAGTGCGGTTGGAGCGATTAACGATATTGCTATTTCGATGACATCAGCGATTGATGAAATTCACCGGACAAATTCAGAATTAACTAAGTCTGATCTATTTAATTCTGGTGTCACCATCGGTAAAGATATTTTAAGTTCGACTATGAATACAGTTATTTTTGCTTTAGTCGGTGGACAACTTGCTCTTTTTATTTGGGTGAGCGATCTCAACTACACATTATCTCAATTTTTTAACAGTAAAATTTTGGTTTTTGAGTGGGTCTCACTACTGTTAAGTGGGATAGCGATTATCTTAACGATTCCTATCTCAGCCTACTTAATGGTTCTGTACCTTAAGAAAAAATAA
- the phoU gene encoding phosphate signaling complex protein PhoU gives MLRSQFEEDLQNLHNKFETMGQDVNESISKSVKAFIDHDKSLAKEVIAEDEKINLQEQSLEKKCFEMIALQQPVTMDLRNIVTIMKASSDLERMGDHAVSIAKSTIRVKGNKRVLEIENEISDMAKHVMAMVSEVLVAYVKTDSKKAIEIAISDKVTNNYFKSIYRHSIRAMQENPETVIVGADYLQVAGYLERLGDYVTNICEWIVYLTTGKIEELNLEDYEDNM, from the coding sequence ATGTTAAGAAGTCAATTTGAAGAAGATTTACAAAATTTACATAACAAATTCGAGACGATGGGCCAAGATGTTAATGAGTCGATTAGCAAATCGGTTAAAGCTTTTATTGACCATGATAAAAGTTTAGCAAAAGAAGTCATCGCAGAAGATGAAAAAATCAATTTACAAGAGCAAAGCTTAGAGAAAAAATGTTTTGAAATGATTGCTCTTCAACAACCGGTAACAATGGACTTAAGAAACATTGTCACAATTATGAAAGCAAGCTCAGATTTAGAGCGCATGGGCGATCATGCTGTATCAATCGCTAAATCAACGATTCGTGTTAAAGGGAATAAACGTGTGCTAGAAATTGAAAATGAAATTTCAGATATGGCGAAACATGTAATGGCTATGGTAAGTGAAGTGCTAGTAGCATACGTTAAAACAGACAGCAAAAAAGCGATTGAAATTGCGATTAGTGATAAAGTAACAAATAATTACTTTAAATCAATTTACCGTCATTCAATTCGTGCGATGCAAGAAAATCCTGAAACGGTTATCGTAGGAGCTGACTACTTACAAGTAGCTGGTTACCTAGAACGTTTAGGAGACTACGTAACGAATATTTGTGAGTGGATTGTTTACTTAACGACAGGTAAAATCGAAGAACTTAACTTAGAAGATTACGAAGATAATATGTAA
- the pstB gene encoding phosphate ABC transporter ATP-binding protein PstB — MSIIESNDLHLYYGKNEALKGITMAFDEGGITALIGPSGCGKSTYLRTLNRMNDLIPSVTITGNVSYKGKDIYSPKTDTVLLRKQIGMVFQQPNPFPFSIYENVIYGLRLSGKHSKEELDFIVEDSLKAAAVWDDVKDKLHKSALSLSGGQQQRVCIARVLAVKPDVILLDEPTSALDPVSSGKIENMLLELKEQYTMIMVTHNMQQASRISDKTAFFLNGDLIEYDKTKNIFINPKEQKTEDYITGKFG; from the coding sequence ATGTCAATCATAGAATCAAACGACTTACATTTATATTATGGAAAAAATGAAGCTTTAAAAGGGATTACAATGGCTTTTGATGAGGGTGGAATTACTGCTTTAATCGGTCCTTCTGGATGTGGTAAGTCAACTTACTTAAGAACATTAAATAGAATGAACGATTTGATTCCTTCGGTAACCATTACTGGTAATGTTTCTTACAAAGGTAAAGATATTTATAGCCCTAAAACAGATACTGTTCTTTTAAGAAAACAAATTGGGATGGTTTTTCAACAGCCTAATCCATTTCCGTTTTCTATTTATGAGAATGTTATTTACGGCTTACGTTTATCTGGAAAACATTCAAAAGAAGAATTAGATTTTATAGTGGAAGATAGCTTGAAGGCAGCAGCTGTTTGGGATGATGTGAAAGACAAGTTACACAAAAGTGCCTTATCTCTTTCAGGTGGTCAACAACAACGTGTCTGTATCGCTAGAGTTTTAGCAGTTAAACCAGATGTGATTCTTTTAGATGAACCAACAAGTGCCCTTGATCCAGTATCAAGTGGTAAAATTGAAAACATGCTGTTAGAATTAAAAGAACAGTACACCATGATTATGGTAACTCATAATATGCAACAAGCATCACGTATTTCTGATAAAACAGCCTTTTTCTTAAATGGTGATTTAATCGAGTACGATAAAACAAAAAATATTTTTATTAATCCAAAAGAACAAAAAACAGAAGATTACATTACAGGGAAATTTGGTTAA
- the pstB gene encoding phosphate ABC transporter ATP-binding protein PstB codes for MKTYNLDETHIIQLEEKNRKIALSTDDLHVWYGDNEAIKGVSLQFEENKITSLIGPSGCGKSTYLRSLNRMNDEIDGTNITGKIMYENTDVNSKIVDVYEMRKHIGMVFQRPNPFSKSIYGNITFALKQHGIKDKKQLDEIVETSLKQAALWDQVKDDLNKSALALSGGQQQRLCIARAIAMKPDVLLLDEPASALDPISTSKVEETLINLKEDYTIIIVTHNMQQASRISDYTAFFYMGQVMEYDKTRKIFTRPKIQATDDYVSGHFG; via the coding sequence ATGAAAACATATAATCTAGATGAAACACATATTATTCAATTAGAAGAAAAGAATCGTAAAATAGCTTTATCAACAGACGATCTTCACGTATGGTATGGAGACAATGAAGCCATTAAAGGTGTGAGTCTTCAATTTGAAGAGAATAAAATCACTTCTTTAATCGGACCTTCAGGATGTGGTAAGTCAACGTATTTACGTTCTTTGAATCGTATGAACGATGAAATCGATGGAACGAATATTACTGGAAAAATTATGTATGAAAACACAGATGTTAATTCTAAAATTGTGGATGTTTATGAAATGCGTAAACATATCGGTATGGTTTTCCAAAGACCTAATCCGTTTAGTAAATCAATCTATGGTAATATTACATTTGCTTTGAAACAACATGGGATAAAAGATAAGAAGCAGTTAGATGAAATTGTTGAAACAAGTTTAAAACAAGCCGCTTTATGGGATCAGGTAAAAGATGATCTAAATAAGAGTGCTTTAGCTTTATCTGGAGGTCAACAACAACGTTTATGTATTGCCCGTGCCATTGCGATGAAGCCAGATGTTTTACTTCTGGATGAGCCTGCCAGTGCCCTTGATCCGATTTCAACGAGTAAGGTAGAAGAAACACTGATTAACTTAAAAGAGGATTACACAATAATTATTGTGACTCACAATATGCAACAAGCATCACGTATTAGTGATTACACGGCATTTTTCTACATGGGTCAAGTGATGGAATACGATAAAACAAGAAAAATATTTACACGTCCAAAAATTCAAGCAACAGATGATTATGTATCTGGACATTTCGGATAA
- the pstA gene encoding phosphate ABC transporter permease PstA, producing the protein MNAKKADKIATGVLYGIAIVITAILASLLLYILGRGLPHISWDFLTKPSKSFQAGGGIGIQLFNSFYLLVITMLISIPISLGAGIYLSEYAKDNMLTNIIRTSIEVLSSLPSVVVGLFGFLIFVIQAGLGFSIISGALALTFFNLPLLTRNVEESLKAVHYTQREAGLALGLSRWETVIRVIIPEALPGILTGIILGSGRIFGEAAALIYTAGQSAPALDFTNWNPMSITSPLNIFRQAETLAVHIWKVNSEGNMPDGAQVSAGASAVLILAVLLFNFLARFIGKRLHKKITSA; encoded by the coding sequence ATGAATGCAAAAAAAGCAGACAAGATTGCCACTGGCGTTCTTTACGGCATTGCTATAGTCATTACAGCTATTCTTGCTAGTTTACTTTTATATATTTTAGGTCGTGGATTGCCTCACATTAGTTGGGATTTCTTAACGAAGCCTTCTAAAAGTTTCCAAGCAGGTGGAGGAATTGGTATTCAACTATTCAACTCATTCTACTTACTTGTCATTACGATGTTAATTAGTATTCCTATTTCTTTAGGTGCAGGTATTTATTTATCAGAATATGCCAAAGATAATATGCTAACTAATATTATTAGAACATCGATTGAAGTATTAAGTTCACTTCCTTCTGTTGTCGTTGGTTTGTTTGGGTTCTTAATTTTTGTTATTCAAGCAGGATTAGGCTTCTCGATTATTTCAGGAGCTTTAGCCTTAACTTTCTTTAATTTACCTCTTTTAACAAGAAACGTAGAAGAATCATTAAAAGCCGTACATTATACACAAAGAGAAGCTGGACTTGCCTTAGGATTATCTAGATGGGAAACCGTGATTCGTGTCATCATTCCAGAAGCATTGCCAGGAATTCTAACAGGGATTATTTTAGGTTCTGGTCGTATCTTTGGTGAAGCAGCAGCGCTTATTTACACAGCAGGACAAAGTGCACCAGCCTTAGATTTTACAAATTGGAACCCAATGAGCATTACGAGTCCTTTAAATATTTTCAGACAAGCAGAAACGTTAGCGGTTCATATTTGGAAAGTGAACAGTGAAGGAAACATGCCTGATGGGGCGCAAGTTTCAGCAGGAGCTTCAGCTGTTTTAATTTTAGCTGTGCTACTCTTTAACTTCCTAGCCCGTTTTATTGGTAAGAGATTACACAAGAAGATTACGTCAGCATAG
- the pstC gene encoding phosphate ABC transporter permease subunit PstC produces MEDIQSKLLKKSPKRRLEQFGKTISFLAISLIVAVVIAIFYFVASKGLATFFVDKVSLSDFLFGTEWNPSSVGEDGQPLVGAMPMILGSFIVTFLSALIATPFAIGAAVFMTEISPKLGTKILQPVIELLVGIPSVVYGFIGLSVIVPAVRSVFGGSGFGILAGTFVLFVMILPTVTSMTVDALKAVPRHYREASLALGATRWQTIYKVVLRSAVPGILTAVVFGMARAFGEALAIQMVIGNAALLPHNLITPASTLTSVLTMGIGNTIMGTLQNNVLWSLALLLLLMSLFFNIITRLIGKKGAMK; encoded by the coding sequence TTGGAAGATATTCAAAGCAAACTTTTAAAAAAATCTCCCAAAAGGCGTTTAGAGCAATTTGGGAAAACAATTAGTTTTTTAGCTATCTCATTAATTGTAGCAGTTGTTATTGCCATCTTTTATTTTGTAGCAAGTAAAGGTTTGGCAACTTTCTTTGTGGATAAAGTAAGTTTATCTGATTTCCTTTTTGGAACAGAGTGGAACCCAAGTTCAGTGGGTGAAGATGGACAGCCTTTAGTTGGTGCAATGCCAATGATCTTAGGTTCATTCATCGTAACTTTCTTATCAGCTTTAATCGCAACACCTTTTGCGATCGGTGCAGCTGTGTTTATGACAGAAATATCACCTAAACTAGGAACAAAAATTTTACAACCCGTTATTGAGTTGTTAGTTGGTATTCCATCTGTTGTTTATGGATTTATTGGTTTATCAGTGATTGTGCCAGCTGTTCGAAGTGTCTTTGGTGGCTCAGGCTTCGGTATCTTAGCCGGAACTTTCGTATTGTTTGTTATGATTTTACCCACAGTAACATCTATGACAGTGGATGCTTTAAAAGCTGTCCCAAGACATTATAGAGAAGCGTCATTAGCATTAGGTGCAACAAGATGGCAAACCATTTATAAAGTGGTGTTAAGATCAGCCGTTCCAGGTATCTTAACAGCCGTTGTTTTCGGTATGGCAAGAGCCTTTGGTGAAGCTTTAGCGATTCAAATGGTTATTGGTAACGCGGCGTTATTACCACATAACTTAATCACTCCAGCCTCAACGCTAACAAGTGTGTTAACAATGGGTATTGGTAACACAATCATGGGAACGTTGCAAAACAATGTCTTATGGTCATTAGCATTACTATTATTATTAATGTCATTATTCTTCAATATTATTACAAGATTGATTGGTAAGAAGGGAGCAATGAAATAA
- the ftsX gene encoding permease-like cell division protein FtsX: MIRNFFRHIGSALKNLKRNGWMTLASASAVTVTLTLVGIFLGVILNVTKIAEDINKNVDVSVFVEIGTSKEDTTKLGEELKKIPNVEKVTFSSKQNEYKKLTDKLGDTWKLFDGDDNPLYDVYILTAKDSEAIKGIQKSASKVANVHKADYGGQNSDKIFSIAKNVKVWGTTAAVFLIAVAIFLISNTIRITIISRKREIQIMRLVGAKNGFIRWPFFLEGAFIGVLGSIIPILLISFGYAQVYFVFTKSMMASAAYELVAPATLVVQLNLLLVVIGVVIGSVGSVLSMRRFLKI, from the coding sequence ATGATTAGAAATTTTTTCAGACACATAGGTAGTGCATTAAAAAACTTAAAACGTAATGGATGGATGACTTTAGCTTCAGCCAGTGCGGTAACGGTAACGTTAACATTAGTAGGTATTTTTCTAGGCGTTATCTTAAACGTGACTAAAATTGCCGAAGATATCAATAAAAATGTGGATGTTTCAGTCTTTGTTGAGATTGGAACGTCTAAAGAAGACACAACTAAATTAGGCGAAGAATTAAAGAAAATCCCTAATGTAGAAAAAGTAACATTTTCTAGTAAACAAAATGAGTACAAAAAACTAACTGACAAATTAGGAGACACTTGGAAGTTATTTGATGGTGATGACAACCCATTATATGATGTTTACATTTTAACTGCTAAAGATTCAGAAGCTATTAAAGGAATTCAAAAATCAGCTTCTAAAGTAGCTAACGTGCATAAGGCTGATTATGGTGGTCAAAACTCAGATAAGATTTTCTCAATTGCTAAAAATGTTAAAGTTTGGGGAACAACAGCAGCAGTCTTCTTGATTGCCGTTGCGATTTTCTTAATCTCGAACACAATCAGAATTACGATCATCTCAAGAAAACGTGAAATTCAAATCATGCGTCTTGTAGGAGCGAAAAATGGCTTTATTCGTTGGCCATTCTTCTTAGAAGGAGCATTTATCGGGGTCTTAGGATCAATTATTCCGATTTTACTAATCTCATTTGGTTATGCACAAGTGTATTTTGTCTTTACAAAAAGTATGATGGCGTCAGCTGCCTACGAACTTGTAGCACCAGCTACTTTAGTTGTACAACTTAATTTATTATTAGTAGTGATTGGTGTTGTTATCGGTTCTGTGGGATCTGTTCTTTCAATGAGAAGATTCTTAAAAATATAA
- the ftsE gene encoding cell division ATP-binding protein FtsE: MIEMKKVTKKYSNGTTAVRNLSININQGEFVYVVGPSGAGKSTFIKLMYREEKATKGSLSVCGYDLLNIKNRNIPYLRREIGIVFQDYKLLTQKTVYENVAYAMQVIGKKPREVKKRVMEVLDLVGLKHKVRVFPNELSGGEQQRVAIARAIVNTPKILIADEPTGNLDPENSWEIMELLERINHQGTTVVMATHNSMIVNEIRHRVLAIENGRITRDQDEGDYGYDD; the protein is encoded by the coding sequence ATGATTGAAATGAAAAAAGTAACAAAAAAATATTCGAACGGAACAACTGCGGTTAGAAATTTATCTATTAACATAAATCAAGGTGAATTTGTCTATGTCGTAGGACCAAGTGGTGCGGGTAAATCAACCTTCATCAAGTTAATGTACCGTGAGGAGAAAGCAACAAAAGGTAGTTTGAGTGTCTGTGGTTATGACTTGTTGAATATTAAAAATAGAAACATTCCTTATTTACGTCGTGAAATTGGAATTGTTTTCCAAGATTACAAGTTACTAACACAAAAGACCGTTTATGAGAATGTTGCTTATGCAATGCAAGTAATTGGTAAAAAACCACGTGAAGTAAAAAAACGCGTTATGGAAGTTTTAGACTTAGTTGGTTTAAAACATAAAGTCCGTGTTTTTCCAAATGAACTGTCAGGTGGAGAACAACAACGTGTGGCAATCGCTCGTGCTATTGTTAATACACCCAAAATATTAATCGCTGATGAACCAACAGGAAACTTAGATCCAGAAAATTCTTGGGAAATCATGGAGTTATTAGAGCGAATTAATCATCAAGGAACGACTGTTGTTATGGCAACTCATAATAGTATGATTGTAAATGAAATTCGTCACCGCGTCTTAGCAATCGAAAATGGCCGCATCACAAGAGATCAAGATGAGGGGGATTACGGATACGATGATTAG
- the prfB gene encoding peptide chain release factor 2 (programmed frameshift) — protein MELSEIKNELDNLSNKINNFRGSLDLEDLEEQIAEIDSIMSEPGFWDNSQTAQGVIDKSNQLKAQYEIFKKLENISEELTLMFEMLVEENDPDMYAELIDNVKAFKQEVENYELAQLLSEEYDHNNAIIELHPGAGGTESQDWGSMLLRMYTRWAESKGYQIETLDYQSGDEAGIKSVTLLIKGFNAYGYLKSEKGVHRLVRISPFDSNSRRHTSFCSVDVMPELADDVEVDIKSDDLKVDTFRASGAGGQHINKTDSAIRITHLPTGVVVSSQAQRSQIKNREQAMGMLKAKLYQIEVEKKEQEAAAIRGEQKEIGWGSQIRSYVFHPYSMIKDHRTNFEIGNTQSVMDGDLDNFIDAYLRWKMSEV, from the exons ATGGAATTAAGTGAAATAAAAAATGAATTAGATAATTTATCTAATAAAATCAATAACTTTAGGGGGTCTCTT GACCTAGAAGATTTAGAGGAACAAATAGCTGAAATTGATTCGATTATGTCAGAACCTGGGTTTTGGGATAATTCTCAAACAGCTCAAGGTGTTATTGATAAATCAAATCAGTTAAAAGCGCAGTATGAAATCTTTAAAAAACTAGAGAATATCTCAGAAGAATTGACGTTAATGTTTGAGATGCTAGTAGAAGAAAATGATCCTGATATGTACGCTGAATTGATTGATAATGTGAAAGCATTTAAACAAGAAGTTGAAAATTATGAATTGGCCCAACTACTTAGCGAAGAATACGATCACAATAATGCAATCATCGAATTGCATCCCGGTGCTGGTGGAACGGAATCTCAAGACTGGGGCAGTATGCTTTTAAGAATGTATACACGCTGGGCGGAGAGTAAAGGATACCAAATCGAAACCTTAGATTATCAATCAGGGGACGAAGCGGGAATTAAAAGTGTGACATTACTTATTAAAGGGTTTAATGCTTATGGCTACTTGAAATCGGAAAAAGGGGTTCACCGTTTGGTTAGAATTTCGCCTTTTGACTCTAACAGCCGAAGACATACCTCGTTTTGTTCAGTCGATGTGATGCCTGAGTTAGCGGATGATGTAGAAGTAGACATTAAATCAGATGATTTAAAAGTCGATACCTTTAGAGCGAGTGGTGCAGGTGGTCAGCACATTAATAAAACCGATTCTGCGATTCGAATTACCCATTTACCAACAGGAGTTGTGGTATCATCTCAAGCCCAACGTTCTCAAATTAAAAATAGGGAACAAGCCATGGGAATGCTTAAAGCAAAACTCTATCAAATTGAAGTTGAAAAGAAAGAACAAGAAGCAGCAGCTATTCGCGGGGAACAAAAAGAAATTGGCTGGGGCTCACAAATTAGATCTTATGTGTTTCACCCATACTCAATGATTAAGGACCACCGAACAAATTTTGAAATTGGTAATACGCAAAGTGTTATGGATGGAGATCTTGATAATTTTATCGATGCTTACTTAAGATGGAAAATGTCAGAAGTTTAA
- the secA gene encoding preprotein translocase subunit SecA, translating to MANFLKQLIENDKKDLKRLGHLADKVEVLKDEMEQLSDEALQAKTEEFKARYQKGETLDDLMFEAFAVVREAAKRVLGLFPYKVQIIGGLVLHEGSIPEMKTGEGKTLTATMPVYLNALSGEGVHVVTVNEYLATRDASEMGELYNFLGLTVGLNINSKSSEEKRLAYACDITYSTNNELGFDYLRDNMVVYREQMVQRPLNFAVVDEVDSILIDEARTPLIISGQAEKSTALYNRTDNFIKELTNEEDYKIDIQSKTIALTEQGISKAEKHFDVPNLYDIENTSLTHYLDQSLRANYIMLLDIDYVVTEGKVMIVDQFTGRIMDGRRYSDGLHQAIEAKEGVEIEDETKTMANITFQNYFRMYKKLSGMTGTAKTEEEEFREIYNMEVIQIPTNRDIVRDDKADLLYPTLTSKFHAVVADIKARHENGQPVLVGTVAVETSELLSDLLTKAKVPHEVLNAKNHFKEAEIIMNAGQKGSVTIATNMAGRGTDIRLGLGVIEAGGLAVIGTERHESRRIDNQLRGRSGRQGDPGVTQFYLSLEDDLMKRFGSERIKTFLDRMNLEEEDAVIQSKMFTKQVESAQKRVEGNNYDTRKNVLQYDDVMREQREVIYRQRNQVITSDSDLKPVLMGMIERTIERYVDSHTQGEEKDWNLQGLVDFVGSTITHEDAISLSDFTGKKPAEMKSFILGKATALYQEKEEILDSSEQLLEFQKVVILRVVDTKWTDHIDAMDQLRESIGLRAYGQNNPLVDYQTEGYQMFLDMVGSIEFEATRLFMKAEIRQNVQREQVAQGEAVKPTEEQGTVSSDAKKTPIKVDEKIGRNDECPCGSGKKYKNCHGKPV from the coding sequence ATGGCTAATTTTTTGAAACAATTAATAGAAAACGATAAAAAAGATTTAAAACGTTTAGGACACCTTGCTGATAAAGTAGAGGTTCTAAAAGATGAAATGGAACAATTAAGTGATGAGGCATTACAAGCAAAAACAGAAGAATTTAAAGCGCGTTACCAAAAAGGTGAAACCTTAGATGATTTAATGTTTGAAGCTTTCGCTGTGGTTCGTGAAGCAGCAAAACGTGTATTAGGCTTATTCCCATATAAAGTTCAAATTATTGGGGGATTGGTTTTACATGAAGGTAGTATCCCTGAAATGAAAACTGGTGAAGGTAAAACATTAACAGCGACAATGCCTGTTTATTTAAATGCCTTATCTGGTGAAGGGGTTCACGTTGTTACAGTTAACGAGTACTTAGCAACACGTGATGCTAGCGAGATGGGTGAGTTATACAACTTCTTAGGTTTAACAGTAGGATTAAATATAAACTCTAAATCTTCAGAAGAAAAACGTTTAGCTTATGCTTGCGATATTACTTACTCAACAAATAACGAATTAGGTTTTGACTACTTAAGAGATAACATGGTTGTTTACCGCGAACAAATGGTACAACGTCCACTTAATTTTGCTGTAGTGGATGAGGTCGATTCAATTTTAATTGATGAGGCAAGAACACCATTGATTATTTCAGGACAAGCTGAAAAATCAACTGCTCTATATAATAGAACAGATAACTTCATTAAAGAATTAACAAATGAAGAAGATTACAAAATTGATATTCAATCAAAAACAATTGCCTTAACAGAGCAAGGAATTTCAAAAGCAGAAAAACATTTTGACGTGCCAAACCTTTATGATATTGAGAATACATCGTTAACACATTATTTAGATCAATCATTAAGAGCTAACTACATTATGCTTTTAGATATTGACTACGTAGTAACAGAAGGAAAAGTTATGATCGTTGACCAATTTACTGGTCGTATCATGGATGGACGTCGTTATTCTGATGGTCTTCACCAAGCAATTGAAGCCAAAGAAGGCGTTGAAATCGAAGATGAAACGAAAACAATGGCAAACATCACTTTCCAAAACTACTTCCGTATGTATAAAAAATTGTCAGGTATGACAGGTACAGCGAAAACAGAAGAAGAAGAATTCAGAGAAATCTATAACATGGAAGTTATTCAAATTCCAACCAATAGAGACATTGTGCGTGATGACAAAGCAGATTTATTATACCCAACATTGACAAGTAAATTCCATGCTGTGGTAGCTGATATTAAAGCACGTCATGAAAATGGACAACCCGTTCTTGTAGGGACTGTAGCTGTTGAAACGTCTGAATTATTGTCAGATTTATTAACAAAAGCAAAAGTACCTCATGAAGTCTTAAATGCGAAAAACCATTTTAAAGAAGCTGAAATTATCATGAACGCTGGACAAAAAGGTTCTGTAACAATCGCTACCAACATGGCTGGTCGTGGGACAGATATCCGTCTTGGCTTAGGTGTTATTGAAGCAGGTGGTTTAGCAGTAATCGGTACAGAACGTCACGAATCAAGACGTATTGATAACCAATTACGTGGACGTTCAGGTCGTCAAGGAGATCCAGGTGTGACTCAGTTCTACCTATCTCTAGAAGATGATTTAATGAAACGTTTTGGTTCTGAGAGAATTAAAACATTCCTAGACCGTATGAATTTAGAAGAAGAAGATGCAGTGATTCAAAGCAAGATGTTTACAAAACAAGTTGAATCAGCACAAAAACGTGTTGAAGGTAATAACTATGATACACGTAAAAACGTTCTTCAATATGATGATGTTATGCGTGAACAACGTGAAGTAATCTATCGTCAACGTAATCAAGTCATCACATCAGACTCAGACTTAAAACCTGTTCTTATGGGAATGATTGAAAGAACAATTGAACGCTATGTGGATAGTCATACTCAAGGTGAAGAAAAAGATTGGAATTTACAAGGTTTAGTTGATTTTGTAGGTTCAACAATTACTCATGAAGATGCTATTTCATTGAGTGACTTTACTGGTAAGAAACCTGCTGAAATGAAATCATTTATCTTAGGTAAAGCAACAGCTCTTTATCAAGAAAAAGAAGAAATTTTAGATAGTTCAGAACAATTATTAGAATTCCAAAAAGTGGTTATTTTAAGAGTTGTTGATACGAAATGGACAGATCATATCGATGCAATGGATCAATTAAGAGAGTCAATTGGACTACGTGCTTATGGTCAAAATAACCCATTAGTTGATTACCAAACAGAAGGTTATCAAATGTTCTTGGATATGGTTGGTTCAATTGAATTTGAAGCAACACGATTATTTATGAAAGCTGAAATTCGCCAAAACGTTCAAAGAGAACAAGTAGCTCAAGGCGAAGCAGTTAAACCAACTGAAGAACAAGGAACAGTTTCATCAGACGCTAAGAAAACACCAATCAAAGTAGATGAAAAAATCGGCAGAAATGACGAATGTCCTTGTGGAAGTGGTAAAAAATATAAAAACTGTCACGGTAAGCCAGTTTAA